A genomic stretch from Chitinophaga agri includes:
- a CDS encoding T9SS type B sorting domain-containing protein, with product MKNQPVSVLYKASLYLVMLLLSGLQVFAQIDVPIGSNSGSSANNGYPCPLQDYYEGSRGQFLYLASELTAAGMQPGYINSVKFTVNSLSGTGVIEDYTIKITSTGVASLSANSWEPSGATVYGPVNYQPVVGANTFNFAPTFFWNGTDNIIVEICNGGDSYTANPAVPWTTGLSFNGSHQYRSDNQGNLCGTNNTAGSGAMTTRPDITFNYTPAAACTGTPVAGTAVSSQTNICMGGTFNLSLSGNTAATGLTYQWQSSADNVNWTNIAGATTPFLPNRTQTVTTYYRCVVTCTTSGVAVNSTAASVTSPALIRGVFTINKNAPAGSGNFTSFNAAYDYIKCGIDSAVVFNVAAGSGPYDEQLIITPVGGASATNTITFNGNGQTITSLSTNSAEYAVIKLNGADYFTFNDLKIVPKGTTSSQRGFGVQLINDADFNTINNCTITLQADNSNSSYAGIVISASNTDAAGRGAANCDDNTFTNNTITGGYYGITLVGSSSVANQRNKVIGNTITETYYRGIYVHGAFNALIKNNNFSRPTRTGVTTYAAINLSDLSTKVIIDGNRISNPFGGNTTSTSGFYGIYLESVEAISGLENEVINNLVYNLSGNGNLYGIYNNNSSNVHIYHNTLSMDGTSTSTGSSYKIAGYIQSSGAAGVEFINNIITLTATSSIQQFGVYYSNAYPVGDVISDRNDIYIATPASNKFTGYYTRNLTGLSDWQQASQQDLASFALNPFYQDIATGNYAASNASLNNRGNVVNVAADITNAARNISTPDLGAYEFTPPPCTTPPTGGTTKLSKQIVCAGTPVILSLEGNSMGDTQIYQWQTATALAGPYTNIGTASAYADTTITANVTLYYRAALTCGTNTSYSTPALLTVNGALAPNTYTIDKNQPTGGLNFTSFNDAKQAMMCGITGPVVFNVVAGRTVYEEQLTLDSIPGASAVNTITFRGNGNTIHFSSNDASEKAVIKLRKADHITFDSLRIDATGTGDYGWGVQLFNHADSNVITKCEIITQADAASDQYAGIIMSTSEQDAANSGSNTFSVSNTFSKNKISGGYYGITLMGYSNAGTSNNKITGNQIKDYFSKGIQSSYTGNTLIADNILSRPTRQNADWAVYGISLSNRHNNAKVLRNTISNGAPVLSATTYYAISIDNVNADDGKADTVANNVIYDMSFDGSRRGISLTWSTNIIALHNSISVDKQGGTQSWYQAVGGYVYFCSNTKFINNNITVTSTSTETKYAIYLQNDADIQHNNYYVKATGTENYTGYFNGNRKTLNEWKAASQKDTASTDFDPIYADLANGNLQPAFFRMDNTGVPQGITTDILGRSRSTSTPDVGAYEISLPLCQTPINAGKAVASPNSNICMGTPITLDLIENTTAGRLTYQWQAAYSAAGPWIYISDTAYIPTFKTELGANNYFRCQLVCSGTDTAWSEVTSVSMNQPLIKGVYTINPAGSGSRNFPSFVAAVAAMECGIAGEVIFDVVPGTYTEQVYMHKIPGASDTSRVTFRSQNGNPASVILTYAGTSARNYVLRLDSASYITYKNITITASDAANGRAVVFGGTAVRDSLVTNKINVPVATTDNTDVVGVFAEDFKGGGIAIVGNTIKNGASAIHFSGTSTTDEVRGLVVDSNTISGVYASGITLNYVARPAVSKNTLTLTAPLASTAYGIVLNSGDTAYKVTYNNLSITNTTTSIWAIALQDCRGSAAATGLVEGNRVIAVTGNTGMIWGLANSGSSYNTTLNNIVSVKTTGPVAYGLFSNEGNNINYYNNSVYNASTAVGVNVAAYFSHTSPADGNVKLRNNIFSNEAGGVAAQYVLSDFINSDYNTYYTTGTTLIDRSGTGDTYDNLADWIADSDLDISSIVHKPAFASISTLEPELTNPDVWAIHGRGVQIPGNDHDINRKARPVTLTAGVPDMGAYEFLPTATPTVLQAIPAVPAPGITQQFVYGSDTVAKITWDPNTAVPATITLKRYSGVMPPNLTQGTPFMYFYTDVDVTGGNTYKFNIEQFYVDSWLGYMDREKNVRLGRTNASSTWVVNDSSTVDVARNILADTALQYLDKFTGLKGKLIFDNEGPVGADTSNIGTRFWVAYGHDRSFITDNDQNLALHFVAGATPARVVVKVNGTAWGRDYLVPANSSFTTDFIPKSGLSDARLTGEGLYPFGISIESDAPITAYAHQYNWSTAGATLLMPVGTYGYEYRPMTARQYADANAFSWFYIIADNDSSVVEITPSQATGGGHAAGVPFQVTLNRGEVYQVLGASMNEDEGYDLSGSIVRSVQNESGKCYPVAVFSGNSFSSFECGGSGGPVGADGDNVVQQNQPVQSWGKHFLAAPSSGMTDPVRLMNNIYRVLVKDPATIVKRNNVQLPLTTLINNSYYEFESKVGEAIDADKPVTVAQYFANDGACGNSAGGDVEMVYLTPVEQGVKKATFYRNNDAGIDYNFIALVIHKQGLNSLLIDGSNTFSYSFNHQNKPDYVVVVKRWNAANELSTVKSDSSFTAITYGFGYNVSYAYNVGMQIKNLNIQPAFANTNNQTNNRNTYTCAKTPFRLTALLPMVPATLTWKLSEVANLTPATDIVSDNPVPADTLVIDGQTYYQYEVATSYTFSVAGDYVIPVKVTDPAIESCDNSITTYLKVKVMPAPHVDFAISYNGCIGDVAVLNGTATTENNAVISKWKWLFGDGTDASTRNVTKQYPAAGEYYDTLQVITKDGCVGDTVKKTVVNEPTAALLTTDTLRICAHTDASFAVLNPDPAAVYNWYNSATGGAMIGTGTTLTINDAVSPAVYYVETNKGGCAGMVRTPATLLVLPQLATPVLRVDSIGVDQIRFTWNEITGANGYLVSTDNGTTWVTPSSGGEGLEHVVSGLKPQTSVTLLVKATGCEDKVSQAVTGKTLPDGIYIPSGFTPNGDGKNDTWQVYGAIVREIHFMVFNQWGEKIFESNNQNLGWDGSYQGKAQPSGVYIYICKLRLADGTSIERKGTLNLLR from the coding sequence ATGAAAAATCAGCCTGTTTCTGTATTATACAAGGCTTCTTTATACCTGGTCATGTTGCTGCTATCTGGTTTGCAGGTTTTTGCCCAGATAGACGTACCGATCGGGTCTAACAGCGGTAGCAGTGCCAATAACGGTTACCCCTGTCCATTGCAGGATTACTACGAAGGATCCCGTGGACAGTTCCTGTACCTCGCCAGCGAGCTGACAGCTGCCGGTATGCAGCCCGGTTATATTAACTCAGTAAAGTTTACTGTTAATAGCTTAAGCGGCACCGGGGTCATTGAAGACTATACCATCAAGATCACGTCTACTGGTGTAGCATCACTGAGTGCCAACAGCTGGGAGCCCTCAGGGGCCACTGTATATGGTCCGGTGAACTATCAGCCTGTTGTTGGTGCCAATACCTTCAATTTCGCTCCTACGTTCTTCTGGAATGGTACAGACAATATCATCGTTGAAATATGCAACGGTGGTGATAGTTATACTGCTAACCCCGCTGTGCCCTGGACAACAGGACTGAGTTTTAATGGTTCGCATCAATACAGGTCAGATAACCAGGGTAACCTTTGTGGTACTAACAATACCGCAGGTTCGGGTGCTATGACCACCCGCCCGGATATTACGTTTAACTATACGCCAGCGGCTGCCTGTACAGGTACGCCGGTGGCGGGTACTGCTGTTTCCTCACAGACAAATATCTGTATGGGTGGTACGTTTAATTTATCGCTCTCCGGCAATACGGCTGCTACAGGACTGACCTATCAGTGGCAGTCTTCTGCTGACAATGTTAACTGGACCAATATCGCCGGCGCTACGACGCCTTTCCTGCCTAACAGGACCCAGACAGTCACTACTTACTATCGTTGTGTGGTAACCTGTACCACCAGCGGTGTTGCTGTTAATTCTACTGCGGCGTCAGTAACCAGTCCGGCACTGATCCGCGGTGTTTTCACCATTAATAAAAACGCCCCTGCCGGTTCCGGCAATTTTACTTCATTTAATGCTGCCTATGATTATATCAAATGTGGTATAGACAGTGCTGTAGTATTTAACGTCGCGGCAGGCAGCGGTCCTTACGACGAACAATTAATTATCACCCCTGTAGGCGGTGCATCCGCTACCAATACCATCACTTTCAATGGTAACGGTCAGACGATCACTTCTCTTTCCACAAACTCGGCCGAGTATGCGGTGATCAAGCTGAATGGGGCAGATTATTTCACTTTTAATGATCTGAAAATAGTACCGAAAGGTACCACTTCTTCGCAGCGTGGATTTGGTGTACAGCTGATCAACGATGCAGACTTCAATACGATCAATAACTGTACAATCACTTTACAGGCAGATAATAGTAATTCAAGTTATGCCGGTATCGTTATCAGTGCTTCCAATACAGACGCTGCCGGTAGAGGCGCTGCTAATTGTGATGACAATACTTTCACCAATAATACGATCACTGGTGGTTACTATGGTATTACCCTGGTGGGTAGTTCATCTGTAGCCAACCAGCGTAATAAAGTGATCGGTAACACCATCACTGAAACTTATTACAGAGGTATTTATGTGCATGGTGCATTTAATGCACTGATCAAAAATAACAATTTCAGCAGGCCAACGCGTACGGGTGTGACCACCTATGCCGCGATCAACCTGTCTGATCTGAGTACAAAGGTCATTATAGATGGTAACAGGATCAGTAATCCGTTTGGTGGTAACACGACCAGTACTTCCGGCTTCTATGGCATCTATCTTGAAAGTGTCGAAGCAATTTCCGGACTGGAAAATGAGGTGATAAATAACCTGGTGTACAACCTCAGTGGTAATGGTAACCTGTACGGTATTTATAACAACAACTCCAGTAACGTACACATCTATCATAACACACTCTCCATGGATGGAACGTCCACTTCTACCGGTAGCTCCTACAAAATTGCAGGTTATATACAGAGTAGTGGTGCGGCAGGTGTTGAATTCATCAATAACATTATTACGCTGACCGCTACTTCCAGTATCCAGCAGTTCGGTGTGTATTATAGTAACGCTTATCCGGTGGGTGATGTGATCTCAGACAGAAATGATATCTATATCGCTACGCCTGCAAGCAATAAATTCACTGGTTATTATACCAGGAACCTGACAGGTTTAAGTGACTGGCAGCAGGCCAGCCAGCAGGACCTGGCATCTTTTGCACTGAATCCATTCTATCAGGATATTGCAACTGGTAATTATGCAGCCAGCAACGCCAGCCTTAATAACAGGGGTAATGTGGTGAATGTAGCTGCGGATATCACCAATGCAGCCCGTAATATCAGCACACCTGACCTCGGTGCGTATGAGTTTACGCCACCACCTTGTACGACACCGCCAACAGGTGGGACTACAAAACTTAGTAAACAGATCGTATGTGCGGGTACACCAGTGATACTGAGCCTGGAAGGTAACTCCATGGGCGATACACAGATATATCAGTGGCAAACGGCTACTGCGCTGGCAGGCCCTTACACTAACATCGGAACAGCTTCTGCCTATGCTGATACAACTATTACAGCTAATGTAACACTGTATTACAGAGCAGCATTAACCTGTGGTACGAATACCAGTTATTCAACCCCGGCACTGCTGACCGTAAATGGCGCTTTGGCACCTAATACTTACACTATCGACAAGAACCAACCTACAGGTGGTCTGAACTTCACCAGCTTTAATGATGCGAAGCAGGCTATGATGTGTGGTATCACTGGTCCGGTAGTATTTAATGTGGTAGCTGGCCGTACCGTATACGAAGAGCAGCTCACACTGGATTCTATCCCCGGTGCTTCTGCTGTGAATACCATCACTTTCAGAGGTAACGGTAACACTATCCACTTCTCCAGCAATGATGCGTCAGAGAAAGCGGTGATCAAACTGCGTAAGGCAGACCATATCACATTTGATAGTCTGAGGATCGACGCAACTGGCACAGGTGATTATGGATGGGGTGTACAACTGTTCAATCATGCTGACAGTAACGTGATCACCAAATGTGAGATCATTACCCAGGCCGATGCAGCCAGCGATCAGTATGCAGGTATCATTATGAGTACATCTGAACAGGATGCGGCTAACTCAGGCAGCAACACATTCAGTGTAAGCAACACCTTCAGCAAAAACAAAATATCCGGTGGCTATTATGGTATCACGCTAATGGGATACTCTAATGCTGGTACTTCCAATAACAAAATTACCGGTAACCAGATCAAAGACTACTTTAGCAAAGGCATACAGTCTTCCTACACTGGTAATACACTCATCGCAGATAATATACTGAGCCGTCCTACCCGTCAGAACGCTGACTGGGCCGTCTATGGCATCTCGCTGAGCAACCGTCACAATAATGCGAAAGTGCTCCGTAATACCATATCTAATGGTGCTCCGGTATTGTCAGCCACCACCTATTATGCCATATCCATCGACAACGTAAATGCAGATGATGGAAAGGCTGATACCGTTGCCAATAACGTGATATATGACATGAGCTTTGATGGTAGCCGTCGTGGTATTTCACTGACATGGTCTACTAATATCATCGCACTGCATAACTCTATCTCTGTCGATAAACAGGGTGGAACACAAAGCTGGTATCAGGCCGTTGGTGGTTATGTGTATTTCTGTAGTAATACCAAGTTTATCAACAATAATATCACGGTAACCAGTACCAGTACAGAAACGAAATATGCCATTTATCTGCAGAACGACGCAGATATCCAGCATAACAACTACTACGTAAAAGCAACAGGTACAGAAAATTATACCGGTTACTTCAATGGGAACAGAAAAACCCTGAATGAGTGGAAAGCTGCCTCCCAGAAGGATACTGCTTCTACTGACTTTGATCCGATCTATGCAGACCTGGCAAATGGTAATCTGCAGCCAGCGTTCTTCAGAATGGATAATACGGGTGTACCACAAGGTATCACTACTGATATTCTTGGCAGATCAAGAAGTACATCCACACCAGATGTAGGTGCTTATGAGATCAGTCTGCCGCTGTGTCAGACACCGATCAATGCAGGTAAGGCTGTAGCATCTCCGAACAGTAACATCTGTATGGGTACCCCGATCACCCTGGATCTGATAGAGAACACAACGGCCGGTCGCCTTACCTATCAGTGGCAGGCTGCCTACTCAGCTGCCGGTCCATGGATCTACATCAGCGACACCGCTTATATCCCCACGTTCAAAACAGAACTGGGTGCTAACAACTATTTCCGTTGTCAGCTGGTATGTAGTGGTACTGATACGGCATGGTCAGAAGTGACATCTGTCAGCATGAACCAGCCGCTGATAAAAGGTGTGTATACCATCAACCCCGCCGGTTCAGGTAGCAGGAACTTCCCTTCCTTCGTGGCCGCAGTTGCTGCAATGGAGTGTGGTATCGCTGGTGAGGTGATCTTCGATGTAGTGCCGGGTACTTATACCGAACAGGTATATATGCACAAAATACCGGGTGCTTCAGACACCAGCCGTGTGACTTTCCGCAGCCAGAATGGTAATCCCGCTTCGGTTATCCTGACCTATGCCGGTACAAGCGCCAGGAATTATGTGCTGAGACTGGATAGTGCCAGCTACATCACTTACAAGAATATCACTATCACTGCCAGCGACGCTGCTAACGGACGTGCGGTAGTATTTGGTGGTACGGCAGTCAGGGACAGTCTGGTGACAAATAAAATAAATGTACCTGTTGCCACTACCGACAATACAGACGTGGTGGGTGTGTTCGCTGAAGACTTCAAAGGTGGTGGTATCGCCATCGTAGGTAATACTATTAAGAACGGTGCCAGCGCTATACACTTCTCCGGTACTTCTACTACGGATGAAGTACGTGGTCTGGTGGTAGACAGTAATACTATCAGTGGTGTATATGCAAGTGGTATAACGTTGAACTATGTAGCGCGTCCTGCTGTATCTAAGAATACGCTGACACTCACGGCGCCACTGGCATCGACGGCATATGGTATTGTACTGAATTCGGGTGATACCGCCTATAAGGTGACCTACAATAATCTCAGTATCACAAATACCACTACATCCATCTGGGCGATCGCATTGCAGGATTGTCGTGGTTCTGCTGCTGCTACCGGCCTTGTGGAAGGTAACAGGGTAATAGCGGTGACCGGTAATACCGGTATGATCTGGGGCCTGGCTAACAGCGGTTCTTCTTACAACACTACGCTGAATAATATCGTAAGTGTGAAAACAACCGGTCCGGTGGCTTATGGTCTGTTCAGTAACGAGGGTAACAATATCAATTATTATAACAACTCCGTATACAATGCATCTACAGCGGTAGGTGTGAATGTAGCGGCCTATTTCTCGCATACGAGTCCTGCGGATGGTAACGTGAAGCTGCGTAATAACATCTTCAGCAATGAAGCTGGTGGTGTTGCCGCGCAATATGTACTGAGCGACTTTATCAACAGTGACTATAATACCTACTACACAACGGGCACAACGCTGATCGACAGAAGTGGTACAGGCGATACTTATGATAACCTGGCTGACTGGATTGCGGATTCTGACCTGGACATCAGCTCTATTGTACATAAGCCTGCATTTGCAAGCATCAGTACACTGGAGCCTGAACTGACCAATCCTGATGTATGGGCTATCCATGGTCGTGGCGTACAGATACCTGGTAACGATCACGATATTAACAGAAAGGCGAGACCGGTTACCCTGACGGCAGGTGTACCTGATATGGGTGCCTATGAGTTCCTGCCAACAGCAACACCTACGGTACTGCAGGCGATTCCGGCTGTACCTGCTCCAGGCATTACACAGCAGTTCGTTTATGGCTCTGATACGGTAGCTAAAATAACCTGGGATCCAAATACTGCTGTTCCGGCCACAATCACGCTGAAACGCTATTCAGGTGTGATGCCACCAAACCTGACACAGGGTACTCCATTCATGTACTTCTATACAGATGTGGACGTAACCGGAGGCAATACTTACAAATTCAATATCGAGCAGTTCTATGTGGATTCATGGCTGGGATATATGGACAGAGAGAAGAATGTTAGACTGGGCAGAACGAACGCTTCCAGTACCTGGGTTGTGAATGACAGCAGCACCGTCGATGTGGCCAGGAATATCCTTGCGGATACCGCACTGCAATACCTGGACAAATTCACTGGTCTGAAAGGTAAACTGATCTTCGACAACGAAGGACCTGTAGGTGCAGATACTTCTAATATCGGTACCCGTTTCTGGGTGGCATATGGTCATGACAGAAGCTTTATTACCGACAATGATCAGAACCTGGCACTGCATTTCGTAGCAGGTGCGACGCCCGCTCGCGTTGTAGTGAAAGTAAATGGTACCGCATGGGGCAGAGACTATCTCGTTCCTGCTAACTCATCCTTCACGACTGACTTTATACCGAAATCCGGTTTGAGTGATGCACGTCTGACGGGTGAAGGGCTGTATCCTTTCGGTATCAGTATAGAAAGCGATGCGCCGATCACCGCATATGCACACCAGTATAACTGGTCTACAGCAGGTGCTACACTGTTAATGCCTGTAGGTACTTACGGATATGAGTACCGTCCGATGACAGCCCGCCAGTATGCAGATGCCAATGCATTCTCCTGGTTCTATATCATCGCAGACAATGACAGTTCTGTAGTAGAGATCACGCCTTCTCAGGCAACTGGTGGCGGACATGCTGCAGGTGTTCCATTCCAGGTAACACTGAACAGAGGTGAAGTGTACCAGGTACTGGGTGCCAGTATGAATGAAGATGAGGGATATGACCTCTCCGGAAGTATCGTTCGTTCCGTACAGAATGAGAGTGGTAAATGTTATCCGGTAGCCGTGTTCTCCGGTAACAGCTTTAGCTCCTTCGAATGTGGTGGTTCCGGTGGACCGGTAGGTGCAGATGGTGATAACGTGGTACAGCAGAACCAGCCGGTACAGTCATGGGGTAAACACTTCCTGGCCGCACCATCTTCGGGTATGACTGATCCTGTACGTCTGATGAATAACATCTATCGTGTACTGGTGAAAGATCCTGCGACTATCGTGAAGAGGAACAATGTACAGTTGCCGCTGACGACACTGATCAATAACAGTTACTATGAGTTCGAAAGCAAGGTAGGTGAGGCGATAGATGCAGATAAACCTGTAACGGTAGCACAGTACTTTGCCAACGATGGTGCATGTGGAAACTCCGCAGGTGGTGACGTCGAAATGGTTTATCTCACACCGGTTGAACAGGGTGTGAAGAAAGCGACCTTCTACCGCAACAACGATGCTGGCATCGACTACAATTTCATCGCGCTGGTTATCCATAAACAAGGTCTGAATTCCCTGCTCATAGATGGCAGCAATACATTCAGCTACTCCTTCAATCATCAGAACAAGCCTGATTATGTAGTCGTGGTAAAACGCTGGAACGCAGCCAATGAGCTGAGCACAGTGAAGAGTGATTCATCCTTCACCGCTATCACTTACGGTTTCGGATATAATGTGAGCTATGCCTACAATGTTGGTATGCAGATCAAAAATCTGAACATACAGCCGGCCTTTGCGAATACAAATAATCAGACAAACAATAGGAATACTTACACCTGTGCGAAGACACCATTCCGTCTCACTGCATTGCTGCCAATGGTGCCGGCAACGCTGACATGGAAACTGAGTGAAGTGGCTAATCTGACGCCAGCGACAGATATCGTATCTGACAATCCGGTGCCTGCTGATACCCTGGTGATAGATGGTCAGACTTACTATCAGTATGAGGTGGCTACAAGCTATACCTTTTCAGTAGCGGGCGATTATGTCATCCCTGTAAAAGTGACCGATCCGGCGATAGAAAGCTGCGACAACAGTATCACTACCTATCTGAAAGTGAAAGTAATGCCGGCTCCGCACGTTGATTTTGCCATCAGCTACAATGGCTGTATTGGTGACGTCGCTGTACTGAATGGCACTGCAACTACAGAAAACAATGCGGTGATCAGCAAATGGAAATGGTTATTCGGTGATGGCACTGATGCCAGCACACGCAACGTGACCAAACAGTATCCTGCCGCAGGTGAATACTATGATACCCTGCAGGTGATCACGAAAGATGGTTGTGTAGGCGATACTGTGAAAAAGACCGTTGTAAATGAACCAACTGCCGCGTTACTTACAACAGATACTTTAAGGATATGTGCACACACAGATGCTTCCTTCGCTGTACTGAATCCTGATCCTGCAGCAGTGTACAACTGGTACAACTCAGCTACAGGTGGTGCTATGATCGGAACAGGTACGACGCTTACCATTAATGATGCAGTAAGTCCTGCTGTGTATTATGTAGAGACGAACAAAGGTGGCTGTGCAGGTATGGTGCGTACACCGGCTACCTTGCTGGTACTGCCGCAACTCGCTACACCGGTGCTGAGAGTCGATTCCATTGGCGTTGATCAGATCCGCTTCACATGGAATGAGATCACCGGGGCAAATGGTTACCTGGTATCAACAGATAATGGTACTACCTGGGTAACACCATCTTCCGGTGGAGAAGGACTGGAACACGTTGTAAGCGGACTGAAACCACAGACATCAGTGACGCTGCTGGTGAAAGCGACAGGTTGTGAAGATAAGGTGTCACAGGCTGTTACCGGCAAGACATTACCAGACGGCATATACATACCATCAGGCTTTACACCGAATGGAGATGGTAAGAATGACACATGGCAGGTATATGGCGCTATCGTAAGAGAAATTCATTTCATGGTATTCAACCAGTGGGGTGAGAAGATATTCGAATCCAATAATCAGAACCTCGGATGGGATGGCAGCTACCAGGGTAAGGCACAGCCTTCCGGTGTATACATCTACATCTGTAAGCTGAGACTGGCAGATGGTACCAGCATAGAAAGAAAAGGTACGCTCAACCTCCTGAGGTAA